Genomic DNA from Oryza sativa Japonica Group chromosome 5, ASM3414082v1:
GCGCCACGGCGCACGCCCCTTCAACCATGTAACTACTACTACTGCAGATGTTCCCCGCTTAACTCGTGCCACACAATCCGGTCAAGAATGTTGCGTCACATGACCATCAATCACCTCGATCGCCACCAACCACCTCCTTTATATCTCGCATATGAGAAAATAATAATCGAGAAGCAACAAAAGCGAAAGGCAAAAACTAAAACTAACCGTGCAGGCAGCTGGCAACCCATCAACGAacgaacaaacaaacaaacagtaTCTGTACACATATGGTCGGTCACGCCACgtgaccggccgccgccggcggcctggAGAGGATACGGGCGTAGAGCATGAGGTTCCAGACGTCGGGGACGCCGGGGAGGCACCAGTGGATGCAGTCCGCGTACGTGGCCGGGTCGGCCTGCTGCTCCGGCGTCAGCACGCGGCCCTGACGGATGGTGTGCACCGACGTGTGCCCGTCCTTGCGGAGCTCCGACATCGCCGTCACGTCCACGAACGTGACCGGGACGCGCCCCGCGGCGCGGGACGCGTTCCTCGCCGCGCGGAACATGTCCCAGTCCGTGCCCAGCCACAGCGGGCCGTGCCAGTTCTGCACCGGCGCGTCCTCCTTCGCGCACCGCACCCCGCCCGGGTTGCCCCACGCCTCCGGGCTGATCATTTACACATGTACATGTTTGATCAGTAACAAATTTGGTCGTCACGTAATAGTAAGTTTGTTTACTGAGATTTATACGTAAGTTGGAGTAGTATAGATCATGTTGACCGTTCTAAAAGTCAATGCCTAGGATTCTGTGTGAGCTGGGCATGCTTTCAATTCAAGtacgaaaaataaaaaaaaaatagacctCGAAGTATTCTGACACACAGAAAATCCATCCACCTACCTTGGGGAGTATAAAACTCGTGATATTGTAGTATTGTGATGATGTGCATGTAATTCAATCGTGCAACCATGTGATGGTCCTGTACAGAGCACAGAACTAGTAGTGAACTACACACATGTGGAGCTTTCATCCTAGTTTCCAAAACTAATGTAACATGCTCGGCACGCTAGCGGTTGAAAGCTACCTCATTTGTTGATTTGTCACCCCGGTTGGCGCCAAGTCGCTTATGTGACGCACGTTGTGGACTGGCTAAAGTCCACAGAGAAACTAGAAGAAACAAACATGTCACTCCAGAATACATTCTAAATGGGATGCAATGCCAATGTGGTCATCCCATGGACCATGTAATGCCCGTCTTAAGACATGTTTTCTATATccttaaaaaaattaggaaaaaatGAATCATGTATGTGACTAATTAATCAACTTAAAATCGAGCGCGTTTCTTTTGTTCCTGGTcaaattttgataggaataCGAAATTGCACGGGAGAAAATGTACGTATGTGTGTAGCTAGCTAGGATTTTGCTCACCTGATGTGAAGAGGGGAGACGCTCATGAAGAACACGGACGTGCGGGCCGGGTCGACGTTGTCGTTCACCCAGGTCGCCCATGTGTCGAGCACTCTCCTGTACGCCTCGATCCGACCCACCTCGTCGTACTCCTCCCACGTCTTCCCCGTCGGCCTCCTGATCACGGTGAATTGGTCATGGCGGGTTGGTAATCTGGTTGGACAATGGCACGAGAGAGATAGCGGTAGCTTACACGACTTTCATGTTGACCGTGTTCATCCACCAGATGTACGTGTTGAAGACGAGGTAGTCGACGCCGACCCAGTCGCCGGCGTGCGCGGCGATCGCCTCGGGCTTGATGACGCGGTCCCGGATGCTGTGCGCCTTGGGGTCGTCGGAGTTGGACTCGACGAGGAACGGCGCCCAGTAGAACTCCACAGTCGCGTTGTACTCCCAAGCGTGGAGGACGACCCGCTGGCCGTCCCACCACGTCACGTAGCTCTTCCCCGGCGACAGCGCCGGCCGCACCAGGCACACCATGGACTCCCACTGGTTGCGGTTCAGCGAGTCGCCGACGAACATGAGGCGCTTCCCGCGGAGCCGCTCCATGAACAGCCTCGCGTCGAAGGCGAGCGGGAGGTCGCAGTCCCTCGGCTGCCACCGCCACTTCTGGtagccgtcgtcgcgccgcccgttCCGCGTGCACGTCACCTGCGCCGTCAGGTACTCGCACTCCTGCTCGCGGTACAGCGGGTACGTCGCGTTGTCGAACACCCACTTGCCCTTGGACAGGTTGCACGTCTCCGGCACGTTcacctcggcgccggcggcgaccgacggCGACGCCATGAACTTCTTCCTCGCCGCCTTGGCCGCCTTCTTGTTCGGCCGCCTCTTCGCGCTGACCTTCGGCCGGTGCCTCTCCGTCACGCTGTGGTGCTTCTCCGGTTTGCCGCCGTGACCAAGCAAGACTGGCTTGTTGACAGATACTAGCTCCTCCTTCCGGgcgagcccggcgccgccggctgaTCCTCCCGTTgtcggcaacgacgacgacggcgaccttgCCGTCGTCAGATAAAGGATCTCGTCGCGGAACATGAGGAGGACGGAGGCGACGAAGAAGACTGCGGCGACATAGACGGGCAGCCGTCTGCTCCTCCGGagggacgccgccgcgcgcctcgcGCTCAGCAACGGGTTGCGCCGGCCGGGGAGGCCCATGGCGCCGGCGCGCGTGTCGTCGTTTACGCGTGTGTGGTTTCTGTCCGTGTCTTCGTGAGCTTCGTTGGGGTTTACCGTGTTATTAGCCTTGTTGGGTTAGTTGGGAGGAGGCTATCGTACAACTGGATGCGTAATGACATGGTGATAGTACTGCTCTACTGGAGACTTTGTACAAGGCAAATGCTGAGCGAAACAATACTTTACTTTAGTGTGGAGCTGCATATGCCACATTTTGCTTGGACTACGTGCATAAAAACATTATTCTCAACATTCATATCATCATATGAGCCAGCCAACTAGCTAACTGGACTTGTCTCGAGAATAATTCTAGAGAAACTTCTGATTAGCAGCTCTAAGGCGAATGATACTATTTGGTTTTGGGAATAGTTGAATCGGAATCTTTCGCATAATATATCAGAATCTTGTCCTACCACTTTAAGTATCTGTATATGCAATTATAACTCAGCATGGTCGAACCCATGGGCCAAAGAGGCCAAGACTACGTCAAAAAGCATACTTCTGGGGCACTGGAAACTGGAGAGAGGTATGCAATGTCATTATCAAGTGACCTGGGTGGGAAAGGGACAATATGCTAAAGGGCTGCACAATAATGTGATGCACAAATCGCAATCTGAGCCTACAACGCAAAGACCAGGAAATAAGGAAACACAATTGAAAGACTAGAATCGAAAACCTCTATGACACCTGTTTCTTTTGTTGAAGTTACTAGATAGTATGCCACGTTATACAACGACGCGCAAAGCTTTTGCGAAATTTCAGTACCACTGTCATATTGTAGAATCGCATCATCAAATATAATATCATAgaatatattttctattaatTGGTTGAAATAAGCATATGGACACAATCAATTTGGTTTCCCAATTGTTCCTTAGCATTTCATTTTGAGTAAAGTGCACGACAAGTTCCTAAAATTGTATAACAGTGTTATATAGTTTATAAGtgcctaaactctcaaaatatatatttagatcTAAAACCTGCTAAAATGTGTCATTTTGGTTCCAAATTACCACGGCCCTTCCAAGATCCTACGTGACGCTAACATGTCATGCCACACAAATGCTGATATATCATATTCACCAATCCTACACAGACTAACAAATAGGAcccattcaaaaattttattttattttctcctttttacttttcatttccttttttcttcttcatgCTTTGGATGCCGAGGCTCCATTTGTCATTGTAGAGTTAATGATGATACACGTCATTGTTTATGTGGCATGCCACGCCAATGCCACATACGATCTCGAAGGGACCATGGCAGTTTGGGGCCGGAATAATACACTTTGACGAGTTCTATGATCTAAATAAGAGTTTGGAGATTTAGATACATGGCCCTACAAGTTTAGGGATCGACCGTGCACTTTACTCTTACGTTTTTTATCCACATAAATTTTCGATGCTGTCCTTTTGTTCGAAATCATCGTTCTACTTACCCACAGTGGACTCAATTGCCGGTTTCAATTAGAAATAGAATCCTGTATGCTCCAAACTAGGAGTAAACTaaaagaatttttttaattaaaagcaccaaaatttttagtgtaaatataGTATTTTCTAATACCGAAAGTATCAAGAGATATGAAATTTTATACTAGAATATATATTACTTTCCAGTATCTTCTTAAGGACGGTAAAATCACTCAAATTAAAATGCAGAAGAATAAAGATCAGAATCTTGTAACGCTTTTTCTGCAGGAAAAAGTCCAATTTGACTCACTTAATTGTACGCCGAATCTAATTCATACCCCTTAACCAGAAAACCGGATAGGACGACTCTCCGAACTAACGAaacagtgcaatttgactctctcggcggttttgctgacatggcgctgacgtggcagtgTTAACCCGgacttcgtcccacgtggcgctGATATGGTTttagaattgaaaaaaaaatcagtgggaCCCATCTGTTATTCATACAaaatatattgtgggacccactagcatgtggggcccacatgtcatccttctccttcccttcttcctcctccctctctctctcccttctctcttttctctccccccTCCGGACGCACGCGGGGATCGATGGCAGCGGCAAGCGGGGGCCGGAGTGTCGACGGCGGCGTACATGCGGGGCTAGAGACAGATCGGCGGCGTACGGGAGGCGGGCGCTGGAGTGTCCACCACCCcctccagctccacctcgccATATCcatgtcgtcatcgtcgtccgtGTCCCCTTCCCCCCTTCCGCTGCGCTGCCTCTCCCTTCTCCCTTCTCGGACAGCGGCGGCGCTTCGGCAGGCGATGGCGGAGGAAGGGGAGTAGCTCGACGGTGTGGAGGACGCtcccgagctcggcggcggagggtggGCGAGATCTCGGCGGCGCCAcctctcccctttcccttcTCCACCACCGACAATAGCCTCGGAAGGCGGCGACGCTTCGGTTAGCGGCGATGGAGGTAGAGGAGTATCACAACGGCGCGGAGGGCGCACACGAGCTCGGCGGCGTTGCGCtccaccgacgccgcctcccATGACCGCGCCATCTCCCCCAACGTCTCTACGCTCCTCCGCCTTGACTACTCTGTCGCCTTTGCCGAGGCCAAGCTCCCCGTGCTCGTCTGGTGACGCCGTCGTGGGCGTGGTTCCAGCAACAACGCCGCCTAGATCCCCCGCCTCctgctcgccgctgccgccgctttggTCCTCGCCCgcatgccgccgtcgccactccggccaagagagggggagagaaagagagaggggagagagggaggaggaaggagggaaggagaggatgacatgtggaccccacatgtcagttggtCCCACAGTATTTTTGTGTGTGTAaatgacagatgggtcccacTGATTATTTTTCAATTCTAATGCCatgtcagcgccacgtcagcaaaaccgctctccaaaaccgctgagggagtcaaattgcactggtttcatTAGTTCGAGGAGTCGTCCTATCCGATTTTCTGGTTAAGGGGTACGAATTACATTCGGCGTACAATGA
This window encodes:
- the LOC4339070 gene encoding xylan O-acetyltransferase 2, whose amino-acid sequence is MGLPGRRNPLLSARRAAASLRRSRRLPVYVAAVFFVASVLLMFRDEILYLTTARSPSSSLPTTGGSAGGAGLARKEELVSVNKPVLLGHGGKPEKHHSVTERHRPKVSAKRRPNKKAAKAARKKFMASPSVAAGAEVNVPETCNLSKGKWVFDNATYPLYREQECEYLTAQVTCTRNGRRDDGYQKWRWQPRDCDLPLAFDARLFMERLRGKRLMFVGDSLNRNQWESMVCLVRPALSPGKSYVTWWDGQRVVLHAWEYNATVEFYWAPFLVESNSDDPKAHSIRDRVIKPEAIAAHAGDWVGVDYLVFNTYIWWMNTVNMKVVRPTGKTWEEYDEVGRIEAYRRVLDTWATWVNDNVDPARTSVFFMSVSPLHISPEAWGNPGGVRCAKEDAPVQNWHGPLWLGTDWDMFRAARNASRAAGRVPVTFVDVTAMSELRKDGHTSVHTIRQGRVLTPEQQADPATYADCIHWCLPGVPDVWNLMLYARILSRPPAAAGHVA